One stretch of Sphingomonas rosea DNA includes these proteins:
- a CDS encoding glycoside hydrolase family 108 protein: MSASAPAPTIDQLIDELIAREGGYVDHKADRGGPTRFGITEAVARAHGYTGPMSLLPQAEAAAIYRRLYWLRPRFDQVQRRAPRIAAELFDTGANMGPGVAVTFLQRALTALNRNGKDYPDLTPDGRIGPITLAAIDAFLALRKAEGETVLLRALEALQGERYLRLAEKRPANEAFIYGWLANRIGNVD, encoded by the coding sequence ATGTCCGCAAGCGCGCCCGCCCCGACCATCGACCAGCTGATCGACGAGCTCATCGCCCGCGAGGGCGGCTATGTCGACCACAAGGCCGATCGCGGTGGCCCCACACGCTTCGGTATAACCGAAGCGGTTGCCCGGGCGCATGGTTACACCGGCCCGATGTCGCTTCTTCCCCAGGCCGAGGCGGCGGCCATCTACCGGCGGCTCTACTGGCTCCGGCCGAGATTCGACCAGGTCCAGCGCCGCGCCCCGCGGATCGCGGCCGAGCTGTTCGACACCGGCGCCAACATGGGGCCCGGCGTCGCGGTCACCTTTCTCCAGCGCGCGCTCACCGCATTGAACCGCAATGGCAAGGATTATCCCGACCTCACGCCCGACGGGCGGATCGGTCCGATCACGCTTGCCGCGATCGACGCCTTTCTCGCGCTTCGCAAGGCCGAGGGCGAGACCGTCCTCCTCCGCGCGCTCGAGGCGCTGCAGGGCGAGCGCTACCTTCGCCTGGCCGAGAAGCGACCCGCGAACGAAGCCTTTATCTACGGCTGGCTCGCGAACCGGATCGGTAACGTCGACTGA
- a CDS encoding holin family protein, whose product MPIIEAIVGPVAKLIDKIIPDPAARDRAKLELLKLEGDQDMAAIAQQMQAIVVEAQSADPWTSRARPSFLYVMYALMLWSIPMGLIAAANPSTANAIAVGMTVYLRGLPSELYTLFGTGYLGYTAARTWGKLKGVER is encoded by the coding sequence ATGCCCATCATCGAAGCCATCGTCGGCCCCGTCGCCAAGCTGATCGACAAGATCATTCCCGATCCCGCCGCCCGCGACCGCGCCAAGCTCGAACTCCTCAAGCTCGAGGGCGACCAGGACATGGCCGCCATCGCCCAGCAGATGCAGGCGATCGTGGTCGAGGCCCAGTCGGCCGACCCCTGGACCAGCCGCGCGCGGCCGAGCTTCCTCTACGTCATGTACGCGCTGATGCTCTGGTCCATTCCCATGGGCCTGATCGCGGCCGCCAACCCGTCCACCGCCAACGCCATCGCGGTCGGCATGACCGTCTATCTGCGCGGCCTGCCGAGCGAGCTCTACACCCTCTTCGGCACCGGCTACCTCGGCTACACCGCCGCCCGGACCTGGGGAAAGCTCAAGGGCGTCGAACGCTAG